The Patescibacteria group bacterium genome has a segment encoding these proteins:
- a CDS encoding carbohydrate binding domain-containing protein, whose protein sequence is MFGTNPPNQKNHKARYALVGFGVALTLTGTLWFGFVARAIPVEVVSPVVVATDISTEKQSLWQKVQSALVKASSAAYRQVISQFLNRMAYDTAVWIATGERGQKPLTIRNWGTYLRDTGEGAVGDFLNSISKDFTGINLCTFNPQTTIKLNVMARRAMEPPKPSCPLNGPNGILANFDRIGQMTISDMIDFQKNFNPESSELGAFMTISSTALQKKSDAEELAKFIQRNTDFLSSKATITGDAKSPPEMTLQIAQVPLWSSIQQYFTYTGNPYGDALKLFGNTLLSKWLSLLKDKGISTPGGMNGAGSGGVAAAKQQLIELAKPDFQTPGALDILNVLSNCPSNVKDRQPENCVIDDRFRAAIDQHLTVKQAIDLGYLEGTRTFGYDATGQEPEYNSGYPYRSLVILRKYRIVPSLWETTALYLKNFHVPAKNYGIKELVDIYDKVQIPNDAGVMVTNPFYHLIDPNWVLVSPEAYCAKEGSGEQLVNEQYMRVKDTNGDGTIDTNDVPVRIVTRSNTYCGDVRTCIDENPDGTCRFYGYCSEERPIWHFKGNQCEPYQNTCTTFRGPDSKTVSYNQSTTDGLGCTADNAGCRWYCATNDTNIEDFDCSVDLNQAAGSKRNFDNGVEKCEAGGKGCNQYLPIAAGTNLAANSSFETFTGQPDDLIADTYTMFPPADHWDWQIAGNVIAVSQPYSGVYSMGVNDANTLTYSIETGAPILNQEYSLSVYAKGPAGCRISLDASGASNNVPLTGGDWQRVSVSGKVAGVPAAQTRLSVTIKPVCGDISKTVYLDDVQLEVGSNVTAYQEYGAGGITERQTTENLISNGTFSVDNGTDYYNKSAFDNDIPYDGKANGWEGAAIITEPSVGYNDNYAADGSGGVGTQDVTVAYGEEYDVSAWVYEPGASPIRTHCLDENHTIVGGACNLSALAGDPRTQFVGANNSGWHFISFSVRNDNIDAAFVRVRLADGSRFDEVSVRQIRKSLDCRVDEIGCDLYKPIERGDSVPGIVRGDDYCSAEFAGCKSYQQMPVTNGARLNLVSRNGINLDLATGGLNAFDLIASSGQSCEAAGVGCEQFTNLDEEARGGEAIQYYKHIRQCLKPDPAQCLTFYRWEGSDVDGMELIAESLKQTAGGAPYTEPAAAGDCDPALDPDCYTFYNPTGASFKRLYSNTVSCSDDCHPLRNTLDGQIYNSIPSQSLKCTANQNNCREYRGSTGYNIRKIIEDTFEDGDTAGWDTPANVTISTESIKPGGLSAKVNGQMSYAANDTTESGKTYMVEFWAKASGAALTLQAGYRSPSGGHPDQVFPGTADLATGQWNRYLLGPLQYDVTVASDEQFVIFGAGNFYIDNIIVWETSGNVYLKYGTFKSCPNAEVGCTAYKNRANETVNVKNFSGLCRLDKVGCTAAIDTHNSTTAFQSTVGSVTTMEDTVRPIVVDSRFSCSAKDKGCTEYGLPNITLDDQVKEFKKVYLKNNPDIYTSSLCNDGHLYCDQYQTGINNSSTLSFRTPGEKTCEYKTGNNVGGRTYDTWFIKGTNKFCPVEKYTCVGGPNAGQICYGETDNVCPTFCQPYQAYPMPARVCVGPNDRDNPEAGAKCYGGPRDGGDCSQLVDSDHPTLGCGDGKCYQPTEICYGGSRAGRTCDSDADPNDDALVDITCGKTYDEGSGYCAPKVCATKNHCDNDATKECLSDSDCSVGGHCMNDKAVPADLESQCGGDQICGYSWVGQCREEASGCSEFRDPQSPAPNMSLSQRVCSNNLALICDEDSDCGGNNTCIPYPGCNASCRVEFDAQGAFYRTDASCKPYPNSAATYRPGCQPYYYVKESVDQASCAGLVNPDEGCELFNDTTSSNGLVFDSDLSRANIDNTNEPTRCDPAAGIGCDSNTVIKVERDRTCNQWLYCRSSYTDTAKGQKERKCLSVGNCRQIGTNGECTRPVGEGQCDNDPVRPCRINTDCLNNGQCLLPAESYKHPGMHCHNAPATTCTTGADCPPGDICEPPDNVKLQSIRPDSHPYDITYPHQPGQVTDGTDKLANMSGYSHVGLTWGCSATGNLCYSDGVCFGGINNLGMCRIASDCPGGTCGTVGPGSAYPDQCPGADNNCNVVHGYYPVAAMRESAGFAIENSGFGDQASHAITPWERYPITNPVNYVEAREKPGIGATDYGLYIKGAVNQGAQINLQTQVKSYSFYTVSFDLYSGGSVAVAAILCHGPIAAPVCNEVGRVQATNQWQRVVLPPNSSYRTGPVSGDVYLRLVNVTAGDQEFYVDNVNILPGLEKKSTQKPVELPTDPQTVQRSCRLYPQEDAPSCEYMAYDDGSNTAVKISQKGWYGYCLEYDPRNSNMCLQWWPVDKIKSETLTGDPQPGLAAPMYQCLQEGIYEFRRAFQKTGFDHDCIANGDYSCPIGYQKTQCWKNERTGRHDKCVLFCIPNGISKNDVCPGYPGSRVFYHPGYWTQWDGGDVFYESGAEDGGLGAVEIIARRCDVVGQVVTPLGENRAWNNRVRVGAYNVWDIGYTKAADMDPYGSIVPPLQSGTENDINDPATWNSRYNENWGGTIYDGINASPPEKQPLYVLEPSNPRIPSYFDEPDWANKARAGSPYACKHGTTVYSWTSGFPPRLTRSTAYLCDDTSQYGATTRYYPRETFAGAYVPGNCARGSTANECKGVGLKRLQRLFTNVYGVWIWSDGKCITPSANICTGNELAGNPCADATECNVANGQCSSKKCVGGTNDGSPCGCPGGEVCSLGMKCDAASGALNGQACGLGACTAVGDSCVTDRCSGGVTDQQACNPANVCSAGETCTRGGGEDKCVDDSNSTCDCPNGGTCTAYTFCANDLNLQCGNDAGCAWACDMDDDGNGDGVFCISGDNSPCGVAPNPLHNCQPVSGRCSAASNRCSNSMSTTCNDTCDPGYTCSAGSKCVNPAIGQCACPGAGAFCAQGVCSNDGGILCSAANQAAKCGGANTCVVAANVCLKENARCDCGSGGGTCVESQRCSLTGGNCDVSACVDGLCSDFFCVGGGSKEGVACTGLSDTTSCFDNVGTCSNGSCTGTVDGLRDGVACNIANGNADCWAQGQCVTAICVNGGINEAGACASDAACLGTTAAGACTAFNGVCMDDTVVPNMTTGTPCRVGGPATDCVNELGVPFGYCAAQTCAGGIRDSQDCSAAAPAQADRDKWCNLQEGTVGPLEQSYLPALSTNPIYSQITSDFNNMNQCRCPGGVCGLFDVRPNETSFPNDFCWVQPAVFNIKINARSQGDITIPNGGGTASLQFNTTVNLEQLPVRWINVDWGDGTTPDTIKFTPGIFAKEQPTDPHLMLHDYSGAGGPYTVRVWIEDNWEKGSGYCTGGANNNKNCSGDGDCPGGVCEGVCRGSGANDFKHCNAVNATAQCGGAPGYCSSVYQGRITVTL, encoded by the coding sequence ATGTTCGGCACGAACCCACCCAACCAAAAAAATCACAAAGCCCGCTACGCCCTGGTTGGTTTTGGCGTCGCGCTGACTCTGACCGGCACCCTATGGTTCGGTTTTGTGGCGCGTGCTATCCCAGTTGAAGTTGTGAGTCCGGTGGTTGTTGCTACCGACATTTCTACCGAAAAGCAGAGTCTGTGGCAGAAGGTGCAGTCCGCTCTGGTTAAGGCCAGTTCGGCGGCTTATCGTCAGGTCATTTCCCAATTCTTGAATCGGATGGCCTATGATACCGCCGTCTGGATCGCCACCGGTGAGCGGGGACAGAAACCGCTGACCATCAGAAATTGGGGCACCTACCTGCGCGACACCGGCGAGGGAGCGGTCGGCGACTTTCTCAACAGCATTTCCAAAGACTTTACGGGCATCAATCTCTGTACATTCAATCCGCAGACAACCATCAAGCTGAACGTCATGGCGCGCCGGGCCATGGAACCGCCCAAACCGTCCTGCCCGCTTAATGGACCGAATGGCATTCTAGCTAACTTTGACCGGATCGGTCAGATGACCATCTCGGACATGATTGACTTTCAGAAGAACTTCAATCCGGAGTCCAGCGAGCTGGGCGCGTTTATGACCATCAGCTCGACGGCGCTGCAGAAGAAAAGCGATGCCGAAGAATTGGCCAAATTCATCCAGCGGAATACCGACTTTCTTTCATCCAAGGCGACTATCACCGGCGATGCCAAGAGCCCGCCCGAAATGACGCTCCAAATTGCCCAGGTGCCGCTCTGGTCCAGCATTCAACAGTATTTTACCTACACGGGCAATCCGTACGGCGACGCGCTAAAATTGTTCGGCAATACGCTATTGAGCAAATGGCTGTCTTTGCTGAAGGACAAGGGCATATCAACGCCAGGCGGAATGAACGGCGCTGGCAGCGGCGGCGTGGCCGCAGCCAAACAGCAATTAATCGAGCTGGCCAAACCGGATTTTCAGACGCCGGGTGCGTTGGATATTCTTAACGTATTGTCCAACTGTCCGTCAAATGTTAAAGATCGCCAGCCGGAAAACTGCGTGATCGACGATCGTTTTCGGGCGGCGATCGACCAGCACCTGACCGTCAAGCAGGCGATTGACCTGGGATATCTTGAGGGCACGCGCACGTTCGGCTACGATGCCACCGGCCAGGAGCCGGAATACAACAGCGGCTATCCCTACCGCAGTTTGGTGATATTGAGAAAATATCGAATCGTGCCTTCGCTCTGGGAAACTACGGCGCTGTACTTGAAAAACTTTCACGTTCCCGCTAAAAACTATGGCATCAAGGAGCTGGTGGATATCTACGACAAAGTGCAGATACCAAACGATGCCGGCGTGATGGTGACGAATCCTTTTTACCATTTGATCGATCCAAATTGGGTGCTGGTATCGCCGGAAGCTTATTGTGCCAAGGAGGGGTCCGGCGAGCAGCTAGTCAACGAACAGTACATGCGTGTCAAAGATACGAATGGCGACGGCACGATTGATACGAACGATGTGCCGGTGCGCATTGTCACCCGGTCGAATACCTACTGCGGCGACGTTCGAACCTGCATCGATGAAAATCCGGACGGCACCTGCCGCTTCTATGGCTATTGCAGCGAGGAACGGCCCATCTGGCATTTCAAGGGTAATCAATGTGAGCCATACCAGAACACCTGTACGACTTTCCGCGGTCCGGACAGCAAAACAGTGTCCTACAATCAATCCACGACCGATGGCCTGGGCTGTACGGCCGACAACGCCGGTTGCCGCTGGTACTGCGCGACCAACGATACCAACATTGAAGATTTTGATTGCAGCGTCGATCTCAATCAGGCCGCCGGCAGCAAACGCAACTTCGACAACGGCGTGGAGAAATGCGAAGCCGGCGGCAAGGGCTGTAATCAGTACCTGCCGATCGCGGCCGGCACCAACCTGGCCGCCAACTCCAGTTTTGAGACTTTTACCGGACAGCCCGACGATTTAATTGCCGACACGTATACGATGTTCCCGCCAGCCGATCACTGGGATTGGCAGATTGCGGGTAATGTTATCGCCGTTTCGCAGCCCTACTCGGGAGTTTATTCCATGGGTGTCAACGACGCTAACACGCTGACGTATTCGATTGAGACCGGAGCGCCAATATTAAACCAGGAATATTCGCTGTCCGTCTATGCCAAGGGCCCGGCCGGTTGCCGGATATCACTGGATGCCAGTGGCGCATCGAATAACGTACCATTAACCGGCGGCGACTGGCAGCGGGTTAGTGTTTCGGGCAAAGTGGCTGGCGTACCAGCCGCTCAAACCCGTCTGTCGGTTACGATCAAGCCGGTCTGCGGAGATATCAGTAAGACCGTCTATCTGGACGACGTCCAGTTAGAAGTCGGCAGTAACGTGACGGCTTATCAGGAATACGGTGCCGGCGGTATCACCGAACGCCAAACAACAGAGAACCTTATTTCTAATGGTACGTTCAGTGTTGACAATGGAACTGATTATTACAACAAATCCGCTTTCGATAACGATATCCCATATGATGGCAAAGCTAATGGCTGGGAAGGCGCCGCTATTATCACTGAACCATCGGTCGGTTACAACGATAATTATGCAGCAGACGGAAGTGGTGGAGTAGGCACTCAGGATGTCACCGTAGCCTATGGAGAGGAATACGATGTTAGTGCGTGGGTTTATGAACCGGGAGCGTCGCCGATTAGAACTCATTGTCTCGATGAGAATCACACGATAGTTGGTGGCGCGTGTAATCTCAGTGCTCTGGCTGGTGATCCACGTACGCAGTTTGTCGGTGCTAATAATTCGGGCTGGCATTTTATAAGTTTCAGTGTTCGCAACGATAATATCGATGCTGCCTTTGTACGTGTTCGACTGGCTGACGGCAGTAGATTTGACGAGGTGTCGGTTCGTCAGATTCGAAAGTCGCTCGACTGCCGCGTCGATGAAATAGGTTGCGACCTTTATAAGCCGATCGAGAGGGGCGACAGCGTACCCGGTATTGTTCGGGGAGACGATTACTGTTCCGCCGAGTTTGCCGGATGCAAATCATACCAGCAGATGCCGGTCACCAATGGCGCGCGTCTAAATTTGGTCTCGCGCAACGGAATTAATCTTGATCTAGCCACAGGCGGTCTGAACGCATTTGATCTGATTGCTTCCTCTGGTCAAAGCTGCGAAGCGGCGGGAGTGGGCTGCGAACAATTTACCAACCTCGACGAAGAAGCCCGGGGCGGTGAAGCTATTCAATACTATAAGCATATCCGCCAGTGTCTCAAGCCCGATCCGGCGCAGTGTCTTACGTTCTATCGGTGGGAAGGCAGCGATGTTGACGGCATGGAACTAATCGCCGAATCGTTAAAACAAACGGCCGGTGGCGCACCGTACACAGAACCTGCTGCGGCGGGCGATTGCGATCCAGCTCTCGATCCTGACTGTTATACTTTTTACAACCCAACTGGTGCGTCGTTCAAGCGGCTCTACAGTAATACGGTCAGTTGTTCCGATGACTGTCATCCATTGCGCAATACACTGGATGGCCAGATTTATAACTCTATTCCGTCGCAGAGCCTGAAGTGTACGGCCAATCAGAATAACTGCCGAGAGTATCGCGGCAGCACGGGTTATAATATTCGTAAAATAATTGAAGACACGTTCGAAGACGGCGATACCGCCGGTTGGGATACGCCAGCCAATGTTACAATCAGCACGGAATCAATCAAACCGGGAGGACTGTCGGCTAAGGTGAACGGACAGATGTCGTATGCCGCCAATGACACGACCGAGTCGGGCAAGACGTATATGGTTGAGTTCTGGGCCAAGGCATCCGGTGCGGCACTCACGCTCCAGGCCGGTTATCGCAGTCCGAGCGGCGGTCACCCCGACCAAGTATTCCCAGGTACGGCTGATCTGGCTACCGGACAGTGGAATCGGTACCTGCTCGGCCCGCTTCAGTATGACGTAACAGTGGCGTCAGACGAACAGTTTGTGATTTTTGGAGCCGGTAATTTCTATATCGACAATATTATCGTGTGGGAAACCAGTGGCAATGTTTATCTCAAATACGGCACATTCAAGAGCTGCCCCAATGCGGAAGTCGGCTGTACGGCGTATAAGAACCGCGCTAATGAAACCGTGAATGTAAAAAACTTCAGCGGTTTGTGCCGGCTGGACAAAGTCGGTTGTACGGCGGCGATCGATACCCATAATTCTACCACCGCATTCCAGAGCACGGTGGGCAGCGTCACCACGATGGAGGACACGGTCCGGCCGATCGTGGTGGATTCACGCTTCAGCTGCTCCGCCAAAGATAAGGGCTGTACCGAATACGGTTTACCCAATATTACGCTGGATGATCAAGTCAAAGAATTCAAGAAAGTATATCTCAAGAACAACCCCGACATTTACACCTCCAGCCTGTGCAATGATGGCCACCTATATTGCGACCAATACCAAACGGGTATAAATAACAGTTCCACGCTCAGTTTCCGCACGCCGGGTGAGAAAACCTGCGAATACAAAACCGGCAATAATGTCGGCGGCCGGACATACGATACCTGGTTTATCAAAGGAACCAATAAATTCTGCCCGGTGGAAAAATATACCTGCGTCGGAGGTCCCAACGCTGGGCAAATTTGTTATGGTGAAACTGATAACGTATGCCCCACCTTTTGCCAGCCATATCAGGCCTATCCCATGCCGGCCCGGGTCTGTGTCGGGCCGAACGACCGGGATAATCCTGAAGCCGGTGCTAAATGTTATGGCGGTCCGCGTGACGGCGGAGACTGCAGCCAGTTGGTTGACTCAGATCATCCCACGCTGGGCTGCGGCGATGGAAAATGTTATCAGCCGACTGAAATCTGTTATGGCGGTTCGCGCGCCGGACGGACTTGCGACAGTGATGCCGACCCAAATGACGACGCGTTAGTTGATATTACTTGCGGTAAGACCTATGACGAAGGATCGGGCTATTGCGCTCCCAAAGTTTGCGCGACCAAGAATCACTGCGATAACGATGCCACCAAAGAATGCCTCAGCGATTCCGATTGCTCGGTGGGCGGACACTGTATGAACGATAAGGCTGTTCCAGCCGACTTGGAATCCCAGTGCGGCGGCGACCAAATCTGCGGATATAGCTGGGTCGGCCAGTGCCGGGAAGAAGCCAGCGGCTGTTCCGAATTCCGGGATCCGCAGTCACCGGCGCCAAACATGTCGCTGAGTCAGCGGGTTTGCAGCAATAACCTGGCTCTGATTTGCGACGAAGATTCTGACTGCGGCGGTAATAACACCTGCATACCATACCCCGGATGTAATGCTTCCTGTCGGGTCGAATTTGACGCCCAGGGAGCGTTCTATCGAACTGACGCATCGTGCAAACCATATCCTAATTCCGCGGCTACATATCGGCCGGGCTGCCAGCCGTACTATTACGTCAAGGAAAGCGTGGACCAGGCCAGCTGTGCCGGTTTGGTTAATCCCGATGAAGGCTGCGAACTGTTCAATGATACGACATCAAGCAATGGGCTAGTCTTCGACAGCGACTTGAGCCGGGCCAATATCGACAATACCAACGAACCGACCCGGTGTGATCCCGCGGCGGGCATCGGCTGCGACTCCAATACGGTGATCAAAGTGGAACGTGATCGCACCTGCAATCAATGGCTGTATTGTCGCAGCAGCTATACCGACACTGCCAAAGGTCAAAAAGAACGCAAATGTTTGTCGGTGGGCAATTGCCGCCAGATCGGTACCAACGGTGAGTGTACCCGGCCGGTGGGCGAGGGGCAATGCGATAACGATCCGGTCCGGCCTTGCCGCATTAACACGGATTGTCTCAACAATGGCCAGTGCCTCCTGCCAGCCGAAAGCTACAAACACCCCGGCATGCATTGCCACAACGCGCCGGCTACCACTTGCACGACCGGAGCCGATTGTCCGCCGGGCGATATCTGTGAACCGCCCGACAACGTGAAGCTGCAATCAATCCGACCCGACAGCCATCCCTATGATATTACTTATCCGCACCAACCGGGCCAGGTGACTGACGGCACCGATAAGCTGGCTAATATGTCCGGCTATAGCCACGTTGGTCTGACTTGGGGCTGTTCCGCTACGGGCAATCTTTGTTATTCCGATGGCGTCTGTTTTGGCGGTATCAACAATCTCGGCATGTGCCGGATTGCCTCGGACTGTCCCGGCGGCACCTGTGGCACGGTTGGGCCGGGCTCCGCCTATCCCGACCAGTGTCCGGGAGCCGACAATAATTGCAACGTTGTTCACGGTTATTACCCCGTCGCTGCTATGCGCGAGTCGGCCGGATTTGCGATTGAAAACAGCGGTTTCGGCGACCAAGCGTCACACGCCATAACCCCGTGGGAGCGGTACCCTATAACCAATCCAGTTAACTATGTCGAGGCGAGGGAGAAACCAGGCATTGGCGCCACCGACTACGGGCTGTATATCAAGGGGGCGGTCAATCAGGGCGCCCAGATAAATCTGCAAACCCAGGTGAAATCTTATTCATTCTATACGGTCTCATTTGATCTTTATTCGGGCGGTTCGGTCGCGGTGGCAGCGATACTCTGCCACGGTCCGATAGCGGCACCGGTATGCAACGAAGTCGGCCGGGTGCAAGCTACCAATCAATGGCAGCGGGTAGTGCTGCCTCCGAACTCATCCTATCGAACCGGTCCGGTTTCCGGCGATGTCTATTTACGTTTAGTTAATGTTACCGCTGGAGATCAAGAGTTTTATGTGGACAATGTCAATATACTGCCCGGACTGGAAAAGAAATCGACCCAGAAGCCGGTTGAGCTGCCGACCGATCCGCAGACCGTCCAGCGCTCCTGTCGGCTTTACCCCCAGGAGGACGCTCCCAGTTGTGAATATATGGCTTATGATGATGGCAGTAACACGGCCGTAAAAATCTCGCAAAAAGGCTGGTATGGTTACTGCCTGGAATATGACCCGCGCAACAGCAACATGTGCCTGCAGTGGTGGCCGGTTGATAAGATCAAGAGTGAGACATTGACCGGCGATCCCCAGCCAGGCTTAGCCGCTCCGATGTACCAATGTCTCCAGGAAGGCATCTATGAATTCCGCCGCGCGTTCCAGAAAACCGGTTTTGACCACGACTGTATTGCCAATGGGGACTACAGTTGCCCGATCGGCTATCAGAAAACACAGTGCTGGAAGAACGAACGTACCGGCCGGCATGACAAGTGCGTACTATTCTGTATTCCTAATGGTATTTCGAAAAACGATGTTTGTCCCGGTTACCCAGGTAGCAGAGTGTTCTACCATCCCGGCTATTGGACACAGTGGGACGGGGGTGATGTATTCTACGAATCGGGCGCGGAAGATGGCGGGCTGGGCGCGGTAGAGATTATCGCCCGGCGCTGCGACGTGGTTGGGCAAGTCGTTACTCCGCTGGGCGAAAATCGGGCCTGGAATAACCGGGTTCGAGTCGGAGCATACAACGTCTGGGATATCGGCTATACCAAAGCCGCTGATATGGATCCATACGGCAGTATTGTTCCTCCGCTCCAATCCGGAACCGAGAATGATATCAACGATCCAGCCACATGGAACTCGCGATACAATGAAAATTGGGGCGGGACGATTTACGATGGTATCAATGCCAGTCCACCGGAAAAACAACCGCTTTATGTATTGGAGCCCTCCAATCCGCGGATACCGTCATATTTTGACGAACCCGATTGGGCCAACAAAGCGCGCGCCGGCAGTCCCTACGCCTGCAAACATGGCACAACGGTTTACAGCTGGACAAGTGGATTCCCCCCGCGGCTGACTAGATCGACGGCTTACTTGTGTGATGATACCAGCCAATATGGTGCTACCACGCGCTATTACCCCCGGGAAACATTCGCCGGTGCGTATGTCCCCGGTAACTGTGCTCGAGGCAGCACGGCCAACGAGTGCAAAGGCGTCGGTCTGAAGCGGCTCCAGCGTTTATTTACCAATGTGTATGGAGTTTGGATTTGGAGCGATGGAAAATGCATTACGCCCAGCGCTAATATTTGCACGGGTAACGAATTAGCCGGTAATCCCTGTGCCGACGCCACCGAGTGCAACGTAGCCAATGGGCAATGCAGCAGTAAAAAATGCGTCGGCGGAACTAATGATGGCTCGCCTTGCGGCTGTCCGGGCGGAGAAGTGTGTTCGCTGGGCATGAAGTGCGACGCCGCCTCGGGGGCGTTGAACGGTCAAGCTTGTGGCCTCGGGGCTTGCACGGCAGTGGGCGATTCCTGCGTGACAGACCGGTGCAGCGGCGGAGTTACTGACCAGCAAGCATGTAATCCGGCCAATGTCTGTTCCGCAGGGGAAACCTGTACGCGCGGCGGCGGCGAAGACAAATGCGTGGATGATTCAAACAGCACATGCGACTGTCCCAATGGTGGCACCTGTACCGCCTACACTTTCTGCGCCAATGATCTCAACCTGCAATGCGGTAATGATGCGGGCTGCGCTTGGGCTTGCGATATGGACGACGATGGAAACGGCGACGGCGTGTTCTGCATCAGCGGTGACAATAGTCCCTGCGGCGTGGCGCCGAATCCATTGCACAATTGCCAGCCTGTTTCAGGGCGGTGCAGTGCCGCTTCGAATCGCTGTTCGAACAGCATGTCGACAACTTGCAATGACACGTGCGATCCCGGCTATACCTGCAGCGCCGGATCCAAATGCGTTAATCCGGCCATAGGCCAGTGCGCCTGCCCAGGCGCCGGAGCCTTCTGTGCGCAGGGCGTATGCAGCAATGATGGAGGCATTCTTTGCTCGGCAGCCAATCAAGCGGCAAAATGCGGTGGTGCGAATACCTGCGTTGTAGCGGCCAATGTTTGTCTCAAGGAAAACGCCCGTTGCGATTGTGGTAGCGGTGGCGGGACTTGCGTCGAAAGCCAACGATGCAGTCTGACGGGCGGGAATTGCGATGTGTCAGCTTGTGTTGACGGTCTCTGCTCGGACTTTTTCTGTGTCGGCGGCGGTTCAAAAGAAGGGGTAGCCTGTACCGGGCTAAGTGATACAACCAGCTGTTTCGACAATGTCGGAACATGCAGCAATGGTTCCTGTACCGGCACGGTTGATGGCCTGCGCGACGGTGTGGCGTGTAATATAGCCAATGGTAACGCTGATTGCTGGGCTCAGGGACAGTGCGTTACGGCGATCTGCGTCAATGGAGGCATCAACGAAGCCGGCGCCTGCGCTTCGGATGCGGCCTGTTTAGGAACGACCGCGGCTGGCGCGTGCACGGCTTTCAATGGCGTGTGTATGGACGATACGGTCGTGCCCAATATGACTACCGGTACGCCTTGCCGAGTCGGGGGACCAGCTACAGACTGTGTTAATGAGCTCGGTGTGCCATTTGGTTATTGTGCCGCTCAAACATGCGCTGGCGGTATCCGCGATTCGCAGGACTGTTCCGCAGCCGCCCCGGCACAAGCAGATCGAGATAAATGGTGTAATTTACAGGAAGGTACCGTAGGTCCATTGGAGCAGTCGTATCTGCCCGCTTTGTCGACTAATCCGATATATTCCCAGATTACCAGCGACTTTAATAATATGAACCAGTGCCGCTGTCCGGGCGGTGTCTGCGGTCTGTTTGACGTCCGTCCCAACGAAACCAGCTTCCCCAATGATTTCTGCTGGGTGCAGCCAGCCGTATTTAATATCAAGATCAACGCCCGCAGCCAGGGTGATATAACGATTCCCAATGGCGGCGGCACCGCATCGCTGCAATTCAACACCACGGTTAATTTGGAGCAACTGCCGGTCAGATGGATCAATGTCGACTGGGGTGACGGTACGACGCCGGACACGATCAAGTTTACCCCCGGCATCTTCGCCAAAGAACAGCCGACCGATCCGCATCTGATGCTGCACGATTATTCTGGAGCGGGCGGACCTTACACGGTCAGGGTTTGGATCGAAGACAACTGGGAAAAAGGCAGTGGCTACTGCACCGGCGGTGCTAACAATAATAAGAATTGCTCCGGCGACGGCGATTGTCCTGGGGGTGTCTGCGAGGGTGTTTGCCGCGGTTCCGGCGCCAATGACTTCAAACACTGCAACGCGGTCAACGCGACCGCGCAGTGCGGCGGCGCGCCGGGATATTGCTCCAGTGTTTATCAGGGCCGTATAACTGTGACGCTCTAA
- the rsmA gene encoding 16S rRNA (adenine(1518)-N(6)/adenine(1519)-N(6))-dimethyltransferase RsmA, producing MPNIRQQIQFAGISPTKSAGQNFLMSGQTLEKITATAQIKKTDTIVEIGSGPGNLTVHLARHAKKVYAVERDCRMIGILEKNTLKYDNVTIVNDDIFKWRNTHSELLPDGGYKIVANLPYYLTSRALREFLERLPKPSMMVFLLQKEVAERMMSEPGQMNLLALSVQYYADVEYLFDVDRTQFWPEPEIDSAVVRLSKIQPSGPEDKQMFRIARIAFAGKRKQLQNTLKNGLKVSTKEMLAIFSELGLLGTVRPQELSVKNWVSLAEKLPIE from the coding sequence ATGCCTAATATCAGACAGCAGATACAATTCGCTGGTATTAGTCCAACCAAGTCCGCCGGACAAAATTTTTTGATGTCCGGCCAAACACTGGAAAAAATTACGGCCACCGCGCAGATTAAAAAAACTGACACGATTGTTGAGATAGGCTCCGGCCCGGGGAATTTGACGGTACATCTGGCCCGGCACGCCAAAAAAGTCTACGCGGTAGAGCGGGACTGTCGCATGATCGGGATTCTGGAGAAAAATACTTTGAAATATGACAATGTCACGATCGTTAACGACGATATTTTCAAATGGCGCAACACCCATTCAGAGTTATTACCCGATGGCGGGTACAAGATTGTCGCCAATTTGCCCTATTATCTCACTTCCCGGGCATTGCGTGAGTTCTTGGAGCGCTTACCCAAACCCAGCATGATGGTCTTCTTGCTCCAAAAAGAAGTCGCCGAGCGGATGATGTCCGAACCGGGTCAGATGAATTTGTTAGCTTTGTCGGTGCAGTATTACGCCGATGTTGAGTATCTCTTTGATGTCGATCGCACCCAATTTTGGCCGGAGCCGGAGATTGATTCGGCTGTGGTTAGGTTGTCAAAAATTCAACCCAGTGGACCAGAAGACAAACAAATGTTCCGAATCGCTCGAATTGCTTTCGCGGGCAAGCGCAAACAGCTCCAAAATACCCTAAAAAACGGTTTGAAAGTCAGCACTAAGGAAATGTTAGCCATTTTTAGTGAACTAGGACTGTTGGGTACGGTGCGGCCCCAGGAATTATCCGTCAAAAACTGGGTCAGCTTGGCTGAAAAACTTCCGATCGAGTAA